In the Pontibacillus yanchengensis genome, one interval contains:
- a CDS encoding CTP synthase yields the protein MTKYIFVTGGVVSSLGKGITAASLGRLLKNRGLKVTIQKFDPYINVDPGTMSPYQHGEVFVTEDGAETDLDLGHYERFIDINLSQYSNVTTGKVYSTVIKKERRGDYLGGTVQVIPHITNEIKERVFRAGNETNADVVITEIGGTVGDIESLPFLEAIRQIKSDIGKDNVMYIHCTLVPYIKAAGEMKTKPTQHSVKELRSLGIQPDVIVLRTEMPISQEMKQKIGLFCDINENAVIEAGDAETLYDVPLTLQEQNLDQLTCEHFGLDCGRAEMTEWNELVNRVKNLNKVTTIGLVGKYVELPDAYISVVEALKHAGYAFDSDINIEWINSEEINAENVADKLQNVDGVLVPGGFGDRGIEGKIEAIRYAREEQVPFFGICLGMQLASVEFARNVLGHKGAHSAEIDPLTEFPIIDLLPEQKDVEDLGGTLRLGVYPCKLTEGTKTKEAYGEEVIYERHRHRYEFSNQYREQMTEAGMVFSGTSPDGRLVEIIELSDHPWFVACQFHPEFKSRPTNPQSLFHDFVGASIQYKGE from the coding sequence ATGACAAAGTATATTTTCGTAACAGGTGGCGTTGTTTCTTCTCTTGGTAAAGGAATTACAGCAGCATCTCTTGGTCGTTTATTAAAAAACCGAGGACTTAAAGTGACAATCCAGAAGTTTGACCCATACATTAACGTGGACCCAGGGACAATGAGCCCTTATCAGCACGGTGAGGTTTTCGTTACAGAAGATGGTGCAGAAACTGATCTAGACTTGGGTCACTATGAACGTTTTATTGATATTAATTTAAGTCAATACAGCAACGTAACAACAGGTAAGGTGTACTCAACCGTTATCAAAAAAGAACGTCGTGGAGACTATCTTGGAGGAACGGTTCAGGTTATTCCGCATATTACAAACGAGATTAAGGAACGTGTTTTCCGTGCTGGGAATGAAACGAATGCGGATGTAGTCATCACTGAAATTGGTGGTACGGTTGGGGATATCGAATCCTTGCCATTCCTAGAAGCAATTCGTCAGATTAAGAGTGATATTGGAAAAGATAATGTCATGTATATTCACTGTACGCTAGTACCTTACATTAAAGCGGCAGGAGAAATGAAAACAAAACCAACGCAACACTCTGTAAAAGAATTGCGTTCATTAGGAATTCAGCCTGATGTGATTGTGCTTCGAACAGAGATGCCAATCAGCCAAGAAATGAAACAGAAGATTGGTTTGTTCTGCGATATTAATGAAAATGCCGTTATTGAAGCTGGAGACGCCGAAACATTATACGACGTACCACTTACCCTTCAAGAACAGAACCTTGACCAACTAACATGTGAACATTTTGGGCTAGATTGTGGTAGAGCTGAAATGACTGAGTGGAATGAACTAGTTAATCGAGTGAAAAACTTGAACAAAGTAACCACCATTGGTTTAGTAGGAAAGTATGTGGAGTTACCAGATGCTTATATTTCTGTTGTTGAGGCATTAAAGCACGCAGGCTATGCCTTTGATAGTGACATTAACATTGAATGGATCAACTCTGAGGAAATCAATGCGGAGAACGTAGCTGATAAATTACAAAACGTCGACGGCGTACTAGTACCAGGCGGCTTCGGTGATCGTGGAATTGAAGGGAAAATTGAAGCGATTCGATATGCTCGTGAAGAACAAGTGCCATTCTTCGGTATTTGCCTCGGCATGCAATTAGCTTCTGTAGAGTTCGCACGTAACGTCCTAGGACATAAAGGCGCTCATTCTGCAGAAATCGACCCACTTACAGAATTCCCAATCATCGACCTGCTTCCTGAGCAAAAAGATGTAGAAGATTTAGGTGGAACGCTTCGTCTTGGTGTGTACCCATGTAAGCTTACAGAAGGTACGAAGACGAAAGAGGCATACGGTGAAGAAGTTATTTATGAGCGTCATCGCCACCGATATGAATTCAGTAATCAGTACCGCGAACAAATGACAGAAGCAGGCATGGTCTTCTCTGGTACAAGCCCAGACGGCCGCCTAGTTGAAATCATTGAACTTAGCGATCACCCATGGTTCGTTGCTTGCCAATTCCATCCAGAATTTAAATCAAGACCAACCAACCCACAAAGCCTATTCCATGACTTTGTTGGCGCAAGTATTCAATATAAAGGTGAATAA
- the fsa gene encoding fructose-6-phosphate aldolase: protein MKFFVDTANIEEIREANALGVLAGVTTNPSLVAKENISFHDRLKEITNEVDGSVSAEVISEDAEGMVNEGKDLAAIAPNITVKVPMTLEGLKAVKQFSEMNIKTNVTLVFSANQALLAARAGATYVSPFIGRLDDIGQDGLNLIAQIADIFDRHAIDTEIIAASVRHPVHVTEAATHGAHIATVPLKVLKQLVKHPLTDAGIEKFLSDWKKQN from the coding sequence ATGAAATTTTTTGTAGACACAGCGAACATCGAAGAAATCCGTGAGGCAAATGCTTTAGGTGTTTTAGCGGGAGTAACAACGAACCCATCATTAGTAGCGAAAGAAAATATATCGTTTCATGATCGTTTGAAAGAAATCACTAACGAAGTAGATGGATCGGTAAGTGCAGAAGTTATTTCAGAGGACGCAGAAGGCATGGTAAACGAAGGGAAAGACTTAGCTGCTATAGCTCCAAATATCACCGTTAAAGTACCAATGACATTGGAAGGATTAAAAGCAGTAAAGCAATTCTCTGAGATGAATATCAAAACGAACGTAACGCTTGTATTCTCTGCAAACCAAGCATTGCTAGCTGCTCGTGCAGGTGCTACATACGTTTCGCCATTTATTGGTCGTTTAGATGACATTGGCCAAGATGGTTTGAATCTTATTGCACAAATCGCTGATATTTTTGATCGTCATGCAATTGATACTGAAATTATTGCGGCCTCCGTTCGCCATCCGGTTCATGTAACAGAAGCAGCTACACACGGAGCACATATTGCAACGGTTCCACTAAAAGTGTTAAAACAATTAGTAAAGCACCCATTAACAGATGCTGGAATTGAAAAATTTCTTTCTGATTGGAAGAAACAAAACTAG
- a CDS encoding DUF2529 family protein has product MIKMLTTQLSGAFERIYEKEELRIEDAARALSQAIVGEGHVYVIGTGEMRALHDEVESGPEALPKTTLYTDDTNLSHIDRVIIASRYANDEEALALTKKVQAQDAQVIHISASIKEGNPIQELADFYIDTHISGPMLPFDMDRIGFPSIMGMLYVYHALFVITKEIISEYE; this is encoded by the coding sequence ATGATAAAGATGCTAACCACACAACTAAGTGGGGCATTTGAACGAATTTATGAAAAAGAGGAATTACGAATCGAGGATGCAGCCCGCGCTCTTTCGCAAGCGATTGTGGGAGAAGGTCATGTGTATGTAATAGGTACTGGCGAAATGAGAGCATTGCATGACGAGGTGGAATCAGGACCTGAAGCGTTACCAAAAACAACATTGTACACGGATGATACCAATCTATCTCATATTGACCGAGTCATCATCGCCTCTCGATATGCAAATGATGAAGAAGCACTAGCTCTTACGAAAAAAGTCCAAGCCCAAGATGCTCAGGTAATCCATATATCTGCTTCAATAAAAGAAGGGAACCCTATTCAAGAGTTGGCTGACTTCTACATTGACACACATATTTCCGGTCCAATGCTGCCATTTGATATGGATCGAATTGGATTTCCATCTATAATGGGAATGCTTTATGTATATCACGCTTTATTTGTGATTACGAAAGAAATTATTTCGGAATATGAATAG
- the fba gene encoding class II fructose-1,6-bisphosphate aldolase: MPLVSMKEMLEKAKEERYGVGQFNLNNLEYAQAILQAAEEEQSPVILGVSEGAGRYMGGFNVVVAMVRELMNSYGTTVPVAIHLDHGSSFEKCAEAIHAGFTSVMIDASHDPLEENIALTRKVVELAHIHGVSVEAELGRVGGQEDDIVVEDAEAAYAIPSECKQLVDETNVDVFAPALGSVHGHYKGEPNLGFDRMEEIMGLVDKPLVLHGGTGIPSEDVKKAIRFGTAKINVNTENQVAQVNAVKETLAEKPDLYDPRKYLGPGRDAIKATVIGKMREFGSSQKA, encoded by the coding sequence ATGCCACTAGTTTCAATGAAAGAAATGCTAGAAAAGGCCAAGGAAGAACGCTACGGCGTTGGCCAATTTAATCTTAATAACCTTGAGTACGCTCAAGCGATTCTTCAGGCAGCTGAAGAAGAACAGTCTCCTGTAATCCTTGGTGTATCTGAAGGTGCAGGCCGTTACATGGGTGGCTTTAACGTAGTTGTTGCTATGGTTAGAGAACTTATGAATTCTTACGGTACTACTGTTCCAGTAGCGATTCACCTTGACCATGGTTCTAGTTTCGAGAAGTGTGCAGAAGCCATTCATGCTGGTTTCACTTCCGTTATGATCGATGCTTCTCACGATCCACTAGAAGAAAACATTGCACTAACTCGTAAAGTTGTTGAGCTTGCTCACATTCATGGAGTATCTGTTGAAGCAGAACTTGGCCGTGTAGGTGGACAAGAAGATGATATCGTAGTTGAAGATGCAGAAGCAGCATACGCAATTCCTTCTGAGTGTAAGCAACTTGTTGACGAAACAAACGTTGACGTATTTGCTCCAGCACTTGGTTCTGTACACGGACACTACAAAGGTGAGCCTAACTTAGGCTTTGATCGCATGGAAGAAATCATGGGTCTTGTAGACAAGCCACTAGTTCTTCATGGTGGTACAGGAATCCCATCTGAAGATGTTAAGAAAGCAATCCGTTTCGGTACTGCTAAAATCAACGTGAACACAGAAAACCAAGTAGCGCAAGTAAATGCAGTGAAAGAAACATTAGCTGAAAAACCAGACCTATACGATCCACGTAAATATCTTGGACCTGGCCGTGACGCAATCAAAGCAACGGTTATTGGCAAGATGCGTGAATTTGGATCTTCTCAAAAAGCTTAA
- the rpoE gene encoding DNA-directed RNA polymerase subunit delta, whose amino-acid sequence MSFKNYSHDEIAEMSMIEIVNEILSDEKQALDFNELMDKLAAAKGFNEEQKKARIAQLYTDMNTDGRFMTIGSNMWGLKRWYPVEQQEEEVQAPVKKKKKKKAAAKSKKKEVEPEEDIVEDDIEEDLDLDDEELDLGEDGEENSGLDEDFDLDEETESGYTEGEEDNNVFGDDDEEDDSDDNSEDDSYYKDKKEEES is encoded by the coding sequence GTGAGCTTTAAAAACTATAGCCACGACGAGATTGCTGAAATGTCTATGATTGAGATCGTAAATGAGATTCTATCAGACGAAAAGCAAGCGCTAGATTTTAACGAATTAATGGATAAGTTAGCTGCAGCAAAAGGGTTTAATGAGGAGCAAAAGAAAGCTCGTATTGCTCAATTGTACACAGACATGAATACAGATGGTCGTTTTATGACGATTGGTTCAAATATGTGGGGACTGAAGCGTTGGTATCCAGTAGAACAACAAGAAGAAGAAGTACAGGCCCCTGTGAAGAAGAAGAAAAAGAAAAAAGCAGCTGCTAAGAGTAAGAAGAAAGAAGTTGAACCAGAAGAAGATATCGTAGAAGACGATATCGAAGAGGATCTAGACCTAGACGATGAAGAACTAGACCTAGGTGAAGATGGCGAAGAAAACAGTGGCTTAGATGAAGATTTTGACTTAGATGAAGAAACAGAATCTGGTTATACTGAAGGCGAAGAAGACAATAACGTCTTTGGTGATGATGATGAGGAAGATGACAGTGATGATAATAGCGAGGATGACAGCTATTATAAGGATAAGAAAGAGGAAGAATCATAA
- a CDS encoding response regulator, which yields MTKTVLVVDDQPGIRMLLEEVIKTEGYHILLAQTGQEAIDQVTQHQPDLMLVDLKLPIKDGLTVVRELEEENRIVPTIIMSGLAEDELVGKKFSSNIKGVIAKPFNIQDVRELIIGQLE from the coding sequence ATGACGAAAACGGTACTAGTTGTAGACGACCAACCAGGAATACGCATGTTATTAGAAGAGGTCATTAAAACAGAAGGGTATCATATCCTTCTAGCACAAACTGGACAAGAAGCAATTGATCAAGTAACGCAACACCAACCAGACTTGATGTTGGTTGATTTAAAATTACCTATAAAAGATGGTTTGACTGTTGTAAGGGAACTAGAAGAGGAAAATCGAATCGTTCCAACTATTATCATGAGTGGTTTGGCAGAGGATGAACTAGTAGGTAAAAAGTTCTCATCGAACATTAAAGGAGTCATCGCCAAACCTTTTAATATACAGGATGTACGAGAGTTAATTATAGGTCAATTAGAATAG